The Mesomycoplasma flocculare ATCC 27399 genome includes a window with the following:
- the prfA gene encoding peptide chain release factor 1 has product MEKKMFATLMKIHQKYQDLTALLEKDEILADQKKYLQISREIASITEIVSIFNKLLIEQKTLEDAKTMQIQEKDTELIQLAKAEIISTTKKIEEYKKELLILMLPNDENDENDVIVEIRGAAGGNEANIFVGDLFRMYQKWADSQKAKVKILSSSLAIAGGFTQIIFQISGKMIYSKLKFESGVHRVQRVPETETMGRIHTSTVTVTVMPKIDEKIQVEINPSDLKIDTYRSSGAGGQSVNTTDSAVRITHIPTGIVVTSQDERSQIGNKEIAMGILKAKIYNLELQKQQQKQSDFRKLAGSGARSEKIRTYNYPQDRITDHRISFSCSLKSVIQGNLNPIIEALLTQEKAELILQNYGDN; this is encoded by the coding sequence ATGGAAAAGAAAATGTTTGCTACTTTGATGAAAATTCATCAAAAATATCAAGATTTAACAGCACTTTTAGAAAAAGATGAAATTCTTGCTGACCAAAAAAAATACTTACAAATTTCAAGAGAAATTGCAAGTATTACAGAAATTGTTAGCATATTTAACAAATTACTTATTGAGCAAAAAACTTTAGAAGATGCAAAAACAATGCAAATTCAAGAAAAAGACACTGAATTAATCCAGCTTGCAAAAGCTGAAATCATAAGTACAACTAAGAAAATTGAGGAATACAAAAAAGAGTTGCTAATTTTAATGCTGCCAAACGATGAAAACGATGAAAACGATGTAATTGTCGAAATTCGTGGGGCCGCAGGTGGTAATGAGGCTAACATTTTTGTTGGTGATCTTTTTCGAATGTATCAAAAATGAGCTGATTCGCAAAAAGCAAAAGTGAAAATTTTAAGCTCATCGCTTGCAATTGCTGGAGGTTTTACACAAATTATTTTTCAAATTTCCGGAAAAATGATTTATTCTAAACTTAAATTTGAATCAGGCGTTCACCGAGTGCAGCGAGTTCCAGAAACCGAAACAATGGGAAGAATTCATACCTCAACTGTAACAGTCACAGTAATGCCAAAAATTGATGAAAAAATTCAGGTCGAAATTAATCCATCTGATTTAAAAATCGATACTTATCGTTCTTCAGGTGCCGGTGGACAATCTGTTAATACAACGGACTCGGCAGTTCGAATTACACACATTCCTACCGGTATTGTTGTAACCTCACAAGACGAAAGATCGCAAATTGGTAATAAAGAAATTGCTATGGGAATTTTAAAGGCAAAAATTTACAATCTTGAACTGCAAAAACAGCAACAAAAACAATCTGATTTTCGCAAATTAGCCGGTTCTGGCGCTCGTTCGGAAAAAATTAGAACATACAATTACCCTCAAGACCGAATAACAGATCATCGAATCAGTTTCTCTTGTTCATTAAAATCAGTAATTCAAGGTAATCTAAACCCAATAATTGAAGCTTTGCTAACGCAAGAAAAAGCAGAATTAATTTTACAAAATTATGGCGACAACTAA
- a CDS encoding peptide chain release factor N(5)-glutamine methyltransferase encodes MATTKRKLELLKEKQRYNLPLEITKLENLKLELGYPVQKIIGFIEMENVRIFLDQKVFIPRYETQELILRVKKIIKKGDLVLDLCCGSGFIGIALAKFIDAKLTLSDINDDAILQTKLNAKYNNVKLNIIKSDLFKNIKKQKFNIIVSNPPYLKVEKLDNSVLDFEPKNALFSEPESFSFYEKIMKNINNFLAENGWVFFEIDYQSVNFFKKNYPNFIIENDINGKPRFAYWQKNSKKTKIS; translated from the coding sequence ATGGCGACAACTAAACGAAAATTGGAACTTCTAAAGGAAAAACAACGCTATAATTTGCCATTAGAGATAACAAAATTGGAAAACTTGAAATTAGAATTAGGCTATCCAGTCCAAAAAATTATTGGCTTTATCGAGATGGAAAATGTAAGAATTTTCCTTGACCAAAAAGTTTTCATTCCGCGCTATGAAACGCAGGAGTTAATTTTAAGGGTTAAAAAGATAATAAAAAAAGGTGATTTAGTCCTTGATTTGTGCTGCGGGTCAGGCTTTATCGGAATTGCGCTTGCGAAATTTATTGATGCAAAACTAACTCTAAGCGATATAAATGATGATGCAATTTTGCAAACAAAATTAAATGCAAAATACAACAATGTGAAACTTAATATTATAAAATCTGATCTTTTTAAGAATATTAAAAAACAAAAATTTAATATAATAGTTTCAAATCCGCCATATTTAAAAGTTGAAAAACTCGATAATTCCGTTTTGGATTTTGAACCAAAAAATGCTTTGTTTTCTGAACCTGAATCTTTTTCATTTTATGAAAAAATTATGAAAAATATTAACAATTTTTTAGCTGAAAATGGGTGAGTTTTTTTTGAGATTGACTATCAAAGTGTGAATTTTTTTAAAAAAAACTATCCAAATTTTATCATTGAAAATGATATAAATGGAAAACCAAGATTTGCTTATTGACAAAAAAATAGCAAAAAAACAAAGATTTCATAG
- the gltX gene encoding glutamate--tRNA ligase, translating to MKIRTRYAPSPTGFLHIGGARTALFNYLFAKHHNGDFILRIEDSDNLRNIANGEKSQIENLLWLGITPDEKPGSITEFGPYRQSEKLTRYQKLAENLVKKGFAYYAFDNQEELGLQRKSQIEKGIFSFRYDANWLKISEEEKEKRYKNRRFVIRFKVNKNKNYCWNDLVRGNICFEGSSISDWVIIKSDGFPTYNFAVVIDDFDMKISHIFRGEEHISNTPKQIEIYNAFQWDIPKFGHLTIITDKNGKKLSKRDKSLLQFVEDYKNQGYHSEAFFNFLALLGWTSPDSQEFFDHDSLIKAFDYKRLSKAPSYFDVEKLNWFSKSYISKMSPDEILSNLKLSNDSNWNRFFVETFQKSTIKYVDFYKNFEFFQNPKQEMEPQMIEILESLDQRPIEIFAKKIDYKNWDAKKINNLIKEIGQSLQIKGKELLLPIRLATTWANSGPELARTIWLLGKKVIEKRLLKWK from the coding sequence ATGAAAATAAGAACTCGCTACGCTCCCTCACCAACCGGGTTTTTGCACATAGGCGGAGCTAGAACCGCATTATTTAATTACCTGTTTGCAAAACATCATAACGGCGATTTCATTCTCAGAATTGAAGATAGCGACAATCTCCGAAATATTGCAAATGGAGAAAAATCACAAATTGAAAACCTTTTATGACTTGGTATTACCCCAGATGAAAAGCCCGGTTCAATAACAGAATTTGGGCCTTACCGGCAATCAGAAAAATTAACTCGTTATCAGAAATTAGCTGAAAATCTTGTAAAAAAAGGATTTGCCTATTATGCTTTTGATAATCAAGAAGAACTTGGATTACAAAGAAAATCACAAATTGAAAAAGGAATTTTTAGTTTTCGTTACGATGCGAATTGACTAAAAATTTCAGAAGAAGAAAAAGAAAAACGCTATAAAAATAGGCGATTTGTCATTAGATTTAAAGTGAATAAAAATAAAAACTATTGCTGAAACGATCTGGTTCGGGGCAATATTTGTTTTGAAGGGTCCTCAATTAGCGACTGAGTCATCATAAAATCGGACGGTTTTCCAACTTATAACTTTGCTGTGGTTATCGATGATTTTGATATGAAAATAAGCCATATTTTCAGAGGAGAAGAACATATTTCAAATACTCCAAAACAGATTGAAATTTATAACGCTTTTCAATGAGATATTCCTAAATTTGGGCATTTAACTATTATCACTGACAAAAACGGCAAAAAACTCTCAAAACGAGATAAAAGTTTGTTACAATTTGTTGAAGATTATAAAAACCAAGGTTATCATAGCGAGGCATTTTTTAATTTTTTAGCTCTCTTGGGCTGAACAAGCCCTGATTCACAGGAATTTTTTGACCATGATAGCCTAATTAAAGCTTTTGATTATAAAAGACTTTCAAAAGCTCCTTCATATTTTGATGTTGAAAAGCTAAATTGATTTTCCAAATCCTATATTTCAAAAATGAGCCCAGATGAAATTCTCAGTAATTTAAAACTTTCTAATGATAGTAATTGAAATCGTTTTTTTGTCGAAACTTTTCAAAAAAGCACCATAAAATATGTAGACTTTTATAAAAATTTTGAATTTTTCCAAAACCCTAAGCAAGAAATGGAACCGCAAATGATTGAAATTCTAGAGAGCCTTGATCAAAGACCAATTGAAATTTTTGCGAAAAAAATTGACTATAAAAATTGAGATGCGAAAAAAATTAATAATTTAATCAAAGAAATTGGACAATCTCTTCAAATCAAAGGAAAAGAATTGCTACTTCCGATTAGATTAGCAACTACCTGAGCAAATTCTGGCCCTGAGTTAGCAAGAACAATTTGGCTTTTAGGGAAAAAAGTGATAGAAAAAAGACTATTGAAATGAAAGTAA
- a CDS encoding tRNA (cytidine(34)-2'-O)-methyltransferase gives MINIVLFQPEIGPNTGNIIRSCFVANLKLHIIKPTAFDLEPKHLKRPAAGILLSDINHEIHNSWDEFSNKYGRNNLFFITRYGQKLYTDVDFGNEISVQKEIFLVFGRESTGIPINILRKNKEKCLRIPMVANARSLNLANTVVIVAYEIHRQRNFHKLSHFEVQKGKNYLDKN, from the coding sequence ATGATTAACATTGTTTTATTCCAACCAGAAATTGGTCCCAATACGGGTAACATAATTCGTTCATGTTTTGTTGCTAATCTTAAATTGCATATCATTAAGCCGACCGCGTTTGATTTGGAACCAAAGCATTTAAAAAGACCTGCAGCAGGAATTTTATTATCAGATATAAACCATGAAATCCATAATAGTTGAGATGAATTTTCTAATAAATACGGCAGAAATAATTTGTTTTTTATTACACGCTATGGCCAAAAATTATATACGGATGTTGATTTTGGAAATGAAATTAGCGTTCAAAAAGAAATCTTTCTCGTTTTTGGGCGTGAATCCACAGGAATTCCAATTAACATTTTGAGAAAAAATAAAGAAAAATGCCTTAGAATTCCGATGGTGGCAAATGCTCGATCACTAAATCTTGCAAACACAGTTGTTATTGTTGCCTACGAAATTCATAGGCAAAGAAATTTTCATAAACTATCACACTTTGAGGTACAAAAAGGAAAAAATTATCTTGATAAAAATTAA
- a CDS encoding TrmH family RNA methyltransferase, with protein sequence MIKIKEITSLNNSNLKEVVKLKTKKYRNLWNKFIIEGFKEIELAVNSNLVLTIITTKAKFDIYKKFATNLILVTDRILAKISQHKNPSEAIAVCKFKKQPKIDYFLDSKRLIIIENIQDPGNFGTIIRNSYSFGFDIVYSGVDLYNFKTISASKGAIFKINIYFFKNILDFFAYKPKQEILITSLDRDSQNISNFKIIPQKPYAIIFGNESKGISKKLYKISDKKIYIPINFESLNVACAQAIFCHLFQLKK encoded by the coding sequence TTGATAAAAATTAAAGAAATAACTTCTTTGAATAATTCAAATTTAAAAGAAGTCGTTAAATTGAAAACAAAAAAATATCGCAATTTATGAAATAAATTCATTATTGAAGGCTTTAAAGAAATTGAATTAGCTGTTAATTCGAATTTGGTTTTAACAATTATAACAACAAAAGCCAAGTTTGATATCTACAAAAAATTTGCAACTAATTTAATTTTAGTTACAGACAGAATACTAGCAAAAATCTCCCAACATAAAAATCCATCTGAGGCAATTGCTGTTTGCAAATTCAAAAAACAACCAAAAATAGATTATTTCCTAGATTCAAAACGGTTGATAATTATTGAAAATATTCAGGACCCAGGCAATTTCGGAACAATTATTCGAAATTCTTACAGTTTTGGCTTCGACATTGTATATTCAGGGGTTGATCTTTACAATTTTAAGACAATTTCAGCATCAAAAGGTGCTATTTTTAAAATAAATATTTATTTTTTCAAAAATATTTTAGATTTTTTTGCATATAAACCCAAACAAGAAATTCTTATAACATCGCTTGATCGCGACTCACAAAATATTAGTAATTTTAAGATAATTCCACAGAAACCATATGCTATAATTTTTGGGAATGAGAGTAAAGGAATTTCAAAAAAACTTTACAAGATTTCAGATAAGAAAATTTATATTCCAATAAATTTCGAATCGCTAAATGTTGCCTGTGCCCAAGCTATTTTTTGCCATTTATTTCAATTGAAAAAATAA
- a CDS encoding chromate transporter — MHLNLTITTKIKDFFSFMWFIIKISLISFGGGNALMPIIFSQAVTKKGWISKSDFDKGLILTNLLPGPSVIQMISLIAIKKLGAFFGVLVTFLGIIPHIFLFLLVLYGASFLPKRYLIVFNLAIFSTIIGILLGFSYIYWKNGKKSLNFAVYFGILISSFAYCFFIPSPYNLSLIPLFAVIFIYLCWFLIKKWKRKNDNTN, encoded by the coding sequence ATGCATCTAAATTTAACTATAACAACAAAAATTAAAGATTTTTTTAGCTTTATGTGGTTTATAATCAAAATTTCCTTAATTTCTTTTGGCGGAGGCAATGCTTTAATGCCAATTATTTTTAGTCAAGCCGTTACTAAAAAAGGATGAATTTCAAAATCCGACTTTGATAAAGGGCTAATTCTAACAAATTTACTGCCTGGACCCTCAGTTATTCAAATGATTTCATTAATAGCAATTAAAAAATTGGGCGCTTTCTTTGGTGTTTTAGTTACATTTTTGGGAATTATCCCTCATATTTTCCTGTTTTTGCTGGTGCTTTATGGCGCAAGTTTTCTTCCAAAAAGGTATTTAATTGTTTTTAATTTAGCGATTTTTTCAACAATTATTGGTATTTTATTAGGTTTTTCTTATATTTATTGAAAAAATGGAAAAAAATCGTTAAATTTTGCTGTTTATTTTGGCATTCTAATTTCTAGTTTTGCATATTGTTTTTTTATACCAAGCCCCTATAATTTATCCCTTATACCACTTTTTGCTGTTATTTTTATATATTTGTGCTGATTTTTAATAAAAAAATGGAAAAGAAAAAATGATAATACTAATTAG
- a CDS encoding chromate transporter: protein MIILISATVIGLILISLLVFGGGQVFMPVFSWFWEQLGKLGLKISQEQINEIFTVANSTPGVLSLKLAAVTGFLIGDYGIFGLVLSFIFLIIFILPAVFLVIFWLKIAKKTAIKNNIFWTNLIKIFQPVIIGIILALAFQLFTNLILVNYSFNSSKGYFLAKQSDEFLQGWRFWIFIFFAFFWTIIVFISYLRQTNIFLLVIIGIIIALVSLQPWL, encoded by the coding sequence ATGATAATACTAATTAGCGCGACAGTGATAGGACTAATTTTAATTAGTTTGCTGGTTTTTGGTGGTGGCCAAGTTTTTATGCCTGTTTTTAGTTGATTTTGAGAGCAACTGGGGAAATTAGGTCTTAAAATTAGTCAGGAGCAAATTAATGAAATTTTTACAGTAGCAAATTCAACCCCGGGAGTTTTATCTCTTAAATTAGCAGCTGTTACTGGTTTTTTAATTGGAGATTATGGAATTTTTGGTTTAGTTTTATCTTTTATTTTTCTAATTATTTTTATTTTGCCAGCAGTTTTCTTAGTGATTTTTTGATTAAAAATTGCTAAGAAAACTGCTATAAAAAATAATATTTTTTGAACAAATTTAATAAAAATTTTTCAACCGGTAATTATAGGAATTATTCTAGCGCTCGCTTTTCAATTATTTACAAATTTAATTCTAGTAAATTATAGTTTCAATTCTAGCAAAGGCTATTTTCTTGCAAAACAAAGTGATGAATTTCTTCAAGGCTGAAGATTTTGAATTTTTATTTTTTTCGCCTTTTTTTGAACTATAATAGTTTTCATCTCCTATTTGCGACAAACAAATATATTTTTACTAGTAATTATTGGAATTATAATTGCTCTAGTTTCGCTTCAACCTTGGCTTTAA
- a CDS encoding MAGa7180 family putative nuclease: MYTERKFYHKKDYFIDYEKQVLILEKSFHTKLLNKEFGFKTGFKKIGGTLIGEVLGLDNFSSPFRAFVKISKLDMPILDRKYIDAGIAIEPLVIKAISEKLKMEIETFPAEKFNYDYFKEDSVIGGVPDGFIAKTNTIIEIKTTGVKNLQKWGKKGENLPQKYIKQAQLYSFLKKADKFAIVATFLEDLDYIDPSNFPIENRHIKAYSFNVNSQQVLDDITKIKEWYDYHTKLGTSPKFSAVIDAQILEYLSCENEEEWKNLWEKWTKSI, encoded by the coding sequence ATGTATACTGAAAGAAAATTTTATCACAAAAAAGATTATTTTATTGACTATGAAAAACAGGTTCTAATTTTAGAAAAATCCTTTCATACAAAATTACTTAATAAAGAATTCGGGTTTAAAACCGGATTTAAAAAAATCGGTGGTACTTTAATTGGCGAAGTTTTAGGACTTGATAATTTCAGTTCACCTTTTCGTGCATTTGTTAAAATCTCGAAACTTGACATGCCAATTTTGGACAGAAAATATATTGATGCCGGAATTGCGATTGAACCACTTGTAATTAAGGCGATTTCTGAAAAATTAAAAATGGAAATTGAAACCTTTCCAGCTGAAAAATTTAATTACGACTATTTTAAAGAAGACTCCGTAATCGGCGGAGTTCCCGATGGGTTTATAGCTAAAACTAATACAATAATTGAAATTAAAACAACAGGAGTGAAAAATTTACAAAAATGAGGTAAAAAAGGTGAAAACTTACCACAAAAATACATAAAACAAGCACAATTATACTCTTTTTTAAAAAAAGCAGATAAGTTTGCAATTGTTGCAACATTTCTTGAGGATCTAGACTATATTGATCCTAGTAATTTTCCAATCGAAAACCGCCATATAAAAGCTTATAGTTTTAATGTTAACAGTCAACAAGTTCTTGATGATATTACAAAAATTAAAGAATGGTATGATTATCACACTAAATTAGGAACTTCGCCAAAATTTAGCGCTGTCATTGATGCGCAAATTTTAGAATATTTATCCTGCGAAAATGAAGAAGAATGGAAAAATCTTTGAGAAAAATGGACTAAATCTATTTAG
- a CDS encoding Hsp33 family molecular chaperone HslO, producing MESQSKIYLYKNVLIIASEMTKIINKSIKIHKLNNINSLILAGAINVFGPLSRLIKENKGGFSVKISSENLDSLIVETNKNGQIKVSFDAKQLEIPKEYFFKYNINQLISSFVGKSGFLQINRFGQKNDYSGQVSLQVGDFVSDLAFYFHQSQQTKSVVKNLIKFGPNLKIIKAQSLIIQLLPNHSENEIAEIQKWLKDEKMTDFIEFFKNFELIEKQNWNYYCGCQTKNIVHNLKLLNENEVDDLVKNFQKIEFKCNFCLKSYKFSKKDWLFEQKPFSIATVESLTGGALAAEIVKTEGASQFFAGGIICYQNEIKEKLGIETKNGVVNAKTALKMAEFGLNFFQTKYVISLTGNAGPGIQDGELGQVFIALNEKVWKMRFEGERSKIIKNCVRFASEKINEIKPNTIKI from the coding sequence ATGGAATCACAGTCAAAAATTTATCTATATAAAAATGTTTTAATAATTGCCTCTGAAATGACAAAAATTATAAATAAATCTATTAAAATTCACAAACTTAATAATATTAACAGTTTAATTCTAGCAGGTGCAATTAATGTTTTTGGACCTCTTTCGCGTTTAATAAAAGAAAATAAAGGCGGATTTTCTGTTAAAATTTCTTCAGAAAATTTAGATTCGCTGATTGTTGAAACTAATAAAAATGGACAAATTAAGGTAAGTTTTGATGCAAAACAACTTGAAATTCCTAAAGAATATTTTTTTAAATACAATATTAACCAATTAATAAGTTCCTTTGTTGGTAAATCTGGTTTTTTACAAATTAACAGATTTGGGCAGAAAAATGACTATTCTGGTCAGGTTTCACTACAAGTTGGTGATTTTGTCAGTGACTTAGCTTTTTATTTTCATCAATCCCAACAAACAAAATCCGTGGTAAAAAATTTAATTAAATTTGGTCCAAATTTAAAAATTATAAAAGCACAATCGCTAATTATACAACTTTTGCCAAACCATTCCGAAAACGAAATAGCCGAAATACAAAAATGATTAAAAGATGAAAAAATGACTGATTTTATAGAATTTTTTAAAAATTTTGAATTAATTGAGAAACAAAATTGGAATTATTATTGTGGTTGCCAAACCAAAAATATTGTTCATAATTTAAAATTACTTAATGAAAATGAGGTAGACGATTTAGTTAAAAATTTTCAAAAAATTGAATTTAAATGTAATTTTTGTCTAAAAAGTTACAAATTTAGCAAAAAAGATTGACTTTTTGAACAAAAACCTTTTAGTATTGCAACTGTTGAATCACTAACTGGTGGCGCGCTTGCTGCTGAAATTGTAAAAACAGAAGGAGCAAGCCAATTTTTTGCAGGGGGGATTATTTGTTATCAAAACGAAATCAAAGAAAAGCTTGGAATTGAAACAAAAAATGGAGTAGTTAATGCAAAAACAGCTCTAAAAATGGCTGAATTTGGTTTGAATTTTTTCCAGACTAAATACGTAATTAGCCTAACCGGAAATGCCGGACCAGGAATTCAAGACGGAGAATTGGGCCAAGTTTTTATTGCCCTTAATGAAAAAGTTTGAAAAATGCGATTTGAAGGCGAGCGTTCTAAAATAATTAAAAATTGTGTTCGTTTTGCCTCCGAAAAAATAAATGAGATTAAACCAAATACTATCAAAATCTAA
- the tig gene encoding trigger factor — MVTREFLPKSAELKIKLSADPKKWAEFYDKAEQRQAAKVSLRGFRKGKVPLEKARPYLNSQAIFQLALRMFLPELEKQAFTSVIDSDNVIESPVFNIVNMDKNNLEIEFLYPVYPEIKLPDYKNLKTKFIIKKITNEDIEKQKQKLLETKGKFVDVKRPAKAGDVIHFDFKGFIDDEPFEGGEAENFELRIGSNSFISGFEEQLIGLKIKEETDINVTFPKDYHVPAYANKQARFRVKINKIKENQPAKLTNDFVASLKIRDVETISQLEVYLKDLTQRENIERTRIDFQKNALAEIVNQVEIPLSRKLITTEINRLSETFNSTLTQQGFTLEEYCRITKFTEKDIDDQLEAEARKLLKNSFIFAEIAKLEGLVPTQQDYDEQIEKLAKFTGKSVQELNETIPHSEIQINITNKKVIDKLIEYNTEEKELKRKENKPKKNTEKLTKEKTN; from the coding sequence ATGGTAACACGTGAATTTTTGCCTAAAAGCGCTGAACTTAAAATAAAACTAAGCGCTGACCCAAAAAAATGAGCTGAATTTTATGACAAAGCTGAACAAAGGCAAGCAGCAAAAGTGTCTTTACGTGGTTTTCGTAAAGGAAAAGTTCCTTTGGAAAAAGCAAGGCCGTATTTAAATTCCCAAGCAATTTTTCAACTTGCGCTCAGAATGTTCCTTCCTGAACTTGAAAAGCAAGCATTTACTAGTGTAATTGATAGCGACAATGTTATTGAATCGCCGGTTTTTAATATTGTAAACATGGATAAAAATAATTTAGAAATAGAGTTTTTATATCCAGTTTATCCAGAAATTAAACTTCCCGACTATAAAAATCTTAAAACGAAATTCATCATTAAGAAAATTACAAACGAAGATATAGAAAAGCAAAAACAGAAACTTTTGGAAACAAAAGGAAAATTTGTTGATGTAAAGCGCCCAGCAAAAGCGGGGGATGTTATTCATTTTGATTTTAAAGGCTTTATTGATGATGAACCTTTTGAAGGCGGTGAAGCCGAAAATTTCGAACTACGCATCGGTTCTAACAGTTTTATTAGCGGTTTTGAAGAACAGCTAATCGGTCTTAAAATTAAAGAAGAAACCGATATTAATGTAACTTTTCCAAAAGATTACCACGTACCTGCTTATGCAAACAAACAAGCGCGTTTTCGAGTTAAAATTAATAAAATCAAAGAAAACCAGCCAGCTAAATTAACAAATGATTTTGTTGCTTCCTTAAAAATTAGAGATGTAGAAACAATTAGTCAGTTAGAAGTTTACCTAAAAGATCTTACGCAACGCGAAAATATTGAAAGAACAAGAATTGATTTTCAAAAAAACGCGCTTGCTGAAATTGTTAACCAAGTTGAAATCCCACTTTCTAGAAAATTAATTACTACTGAAATTAACAGACTCAGCGAAACTTTTAATTCAACACTAACCCAACAGGGTTTTACCCTTGAAGAATATTGCAGAATTACTAAATTCACTGAAAAAGATATTGATGATCAATTAGAAGCTGAAGCAAGAAAATTGTTAAAAAATTCTTTTATTTTTGCTGAAATTGCAAAATTAGAAGGACTTGTACCAACACAGCAAGACTATGATGAACAAATTGAAAAATTAGCAAAGTTTACAGGCAAATCAGTTCAAGAATTAAACGAAACCATCCCTCATAGCGAAATTCAGATTAACATTACAAATAAAAAAGTTATTGATAAGTTAATTGAATATAATACTGAAGAAAAGGAATTAAAACGTAAAGAAAATAAGCCTAAAAAAAATACGGAAAAACTAACAAAAGAAAAGACAAATTAA
- a CDS encoding ribulose-phosphate 3-epimerase: protein MKKKIISPSLLNVKKSNRLKLTRVFLNLGIKWFHFDFMDGKFVENTAISISEIKNIVKKTKNFVSDVHLMSSCPEKQIKELIGYVDYVTIHFESINYNEIKSIIAKYSQKIKIGIAIKPETTIEKIYNLLPDISLVLVMAVEPGKGGQTFIEKTYEKINNLSWIIKEKNYSIIIQVDGGIKDFNSNKVFASGADVIVVGTFLAKKPTKLKIQRLLK from the coding sequence ATGAAAAAAAAAATTATTAGCCCTTCACTTTTGAATGTAAAAAAATCAAATCGTTTAAAATTAACGAGAGTTTTTTTAAATCTTGGTATAAAATGGTTTCATTTTGATTTTATGGATGGTAAGTTTGTTGAAAATACAGCAATTTCCATTTCAGAAATTAAAAATATCGTGAAAAAGACGAAAAATTTTGTATCCGATGTTCATCTAATGTCTTCTTGCCCTGAAAAACAAATTAAGGAATTAATTGGTTATGTAGATTATGTAACAATTCATTTCGAAAGCATAAATTATAACGAAATTAAAAGCATAATTGCAAAATATTCTCAAAAAATTAAGATTGGGATTGCAATAAAACCAGAAACAACAATAGAAAAAATTTATAATTTATTACCAGATATTAGCCTTGTTTTAGTAATGGCAGTCGAACCAGGAAAAGGAGGCCAAACCTTCATTGAAAAAACCTATGAAAAAATTAATAACTTATCTTGAATAATTAAAGAAAAAAACTATTCAATCATTATTCAGGTTGATGGTGGTATCAAAGATTTTAATTCGAATAAAGTTTTTGCTTCTGGTGCTGATGTGATTGTCGTAGGAACATTTTTGGCGAAAAAACCAACAAAATTAAAAATTCAAAGATTACTTAAATAA